The segment ctgaatctgttgtactagcttcgtacaatccttcttcttgtgctgccttcttaagattagacaatttggtaatatcttttcttgctaaggtcatgaacattctgtcaggaagttttcgagtaatgacatctttaattgtgttgttcaaagcgtttttatgaatgacattattttctggtatgttttctaagtttagcttattgtttattaataatgcttttatctctaattcttctataaacttacgaagactgccgttgaatctggtggtgtatagttgtcgtaagagttattcatatggtgtgtgatttttgaactcgttgatcagcgccgtcttcagttcgagcaacgtgttgggttgtatcatttgcgatatgcgttgtgcctctcctgacagttggatctcggtcgctccaaataggatcctttgttggcgaagatcttcagttggatataatccgcatacatattcgattcgtttgataaatgagcttagctgtccagatgaaccgtcataggcaggtatttgtctgatcgacagcagtgcctggttcaagtggatttcgctcaatgatagtggtggtaacgccatgttgttggtgttgattgggttttgttttgttttcagtagtttttaactttattttggttcacttgtaagttttttgatttggtatttagtgtttcactgttcttggtggatcactatctccgcttacttcagttcacttaattttagttttgcaaatcgtatgtgctcgtaacacataggttctttggcggatttcacaattttattaacgattccgggattacgtgatcacagtaattagaaattacacaagctgaccattaccgaaatatagtagttaattttaaacgaaatcctaccgactgcgccagttttaagtttttaaaaaagacttttattttacaacttaaatatctttatgtcacaagatttaaatgaattccccgacttgactttgggtctgcttgtctcaaacgcaACTGATCTCtttgctgctggctagtttccatgagcccttctcttggaactcccgactctggcttcgggcgttgctttcctcggctgcatcttcgtgtcggtggcgtacgtgcctggatcgatatttggggatgcgtcggctttgatgaaaggcatccactgctggcgatcggtgttgcattacatgacggagctaggaatgtgatactccttggttttgtgtctagctttgattggtcctcatgagtggcgtgattctaaagaatcgatttctcgagagtggcgtgattctaatgttgatgaaacaatgtggtccattgtttatattatggggggccctagcttggagtatgggaagaaacagttattgattcttgagtggggtcctgttacttgtgtggatggggtggatgaatcgtacataaacataatgtgtatgggatgtggggaattatggatatgtcactcccccaacgtatgttattagcctgtccctaggcgattaccctcgggtatagtgacggggtgtcaagtgcggtggctgaggttggttcctcttctgcttctattatagggttaatacatttaaccgtgactcttttagaagttttcttaaatttaacagctacataacttagtagtactaatataattatgacaaatgaaattagtagacttatttgtaataggttactatatttggtgtattgcataattatttcattagtttggacatacgacagtggttttattttagttatgttgttgttgacataaacattctgggcaaaatctaacattgtgtttgatattgtaaattcatttaattggattgaacagttgtagatttttataatggtatttccttctgcttacacaattctggtttagcgttgtttttggaagattccatgtgattagtatattgggttcaataaagtttatttgaaagttttgaaaagttttggaatatggacatttagtgggaatttgcattaaaattccttttatacaattgtcattggttttcaatctagtttctttaacaaatacttcttcattttttatgtagtacttgtcgtatgtcatatctgttaacatggtatttaattcgtctggatacggaacgattttatagattggtacttttgtaatgtctttgggaatgttggaaattattagaatttcgttggtatcggattttagccatgtggaggtttttatatttagtattttctcagaatttatttgttccaggtagtcttgttttaataattttggattaaatataccgatcctagttaattgcatacctagttctatatcttcgatatattctgtgaaatgttgtagattgaatatcaaaatttctatttgttgattcctgtctttttcttcatttagtttgtttataacgtttattccgctattaactgcatctattaccaaatttagttcattcatttgaatgctatggctggctaaattttctattttttgttcaaaatcgactttatcttcctgatctagtgttccaaagagatatttgtaggctgttcctactatattgattaggcctcttttatttcttttggttatttttagcccgttcatttctctttgcaatttgtctactagatattttatttggattatgtcctggaatttagtggcttgcatttataaattttggtatagttcttcggtgttagttacattaacagttagataatggtattcgtaattgataggtatgttaatcgatccagttttgaatatcatatatccgttttgggattttataggatttatttctatgttttggccctgtgccattacgatggtaattatgaggaagatgaggatttaaattgtgttgaagttcgccgattccattaacttcctcggtttctctggaattattatatttgcttctattagatttcttctttttcttgaattttgatttaaaatgagttattttcctacccctattcttttcttcataatgtttttcgtctacctgtctaatttcgcccgtccttttgaaaggatttgttaccttagacttaactagaggtgatatgcggtttttatttaattgagtgattttattcactttatttagttgggtgtcataatcaggtgagcctgcataaatgaatatatcagctggtgtcctatttgtggtattatgtttggttttatgattataagtataaagaattaattcaaacttcgtgaatctatcttctgggtcgCTAGAAAGGCGCGGAGCGAGGCACACCCGCGTGGGTCGAGAGAGAGGCGGACGCAGGGCGAGGCACACCTGCGTGGGTCGGGAAAGAGGGGTCACAGGGCGAGTCACACCTGTGGTGGTCGAGAGAGGGGCGCAGGGCGTGTCACACCTTCGTGAGGGGGGGGTTTCGTGGATTGATCGGGGGTTAGTGGAGGTGAGTGTGGCTCGCTGGCGAGTAGTTGTTGGTGACCGGGGAGGGGTTTGGATCCCCAAAAATGACTTACACGGGGTTGGTTCTCGTTACAATACTGATTTATTTGCTTGCTAGTTACACAGGTAATTTGTTAcattgaatttttttttttttgtgacgTTTCGTCACGTTCCCGGAAGGATTCTTAACTAGTTGTCACGCGGGACAACGTCTATACTCGGCCCGGGTCTCCGCGTAAGTGAAGTCTGCTCGGCGCTTGCGCGCTCGGGAAAACTTCGCTGCCGCCGATCTCTAACTTATCAGTATCTAcgtgtcttcgtcttcgtcggcTTTggattggctgccgcttcgcGGAGCGTCCCGAAGCCGCGAAGGGAAGGGGCGGGGGTTCTTATCGGCTAGTctgtgcttcgggagcttaagTTTGGAGGTGGGGGTAATGTGTTGGCCCGGTGGGGAGTTGTCACCGGCTAACGGTTCGTGTCTCGGGAGCTTATGGCTAAACGCGGGGTAATGTGTTGGTGTGGGGGGCGTTCTTACCGGATAATTGTcagtgcttcgggagcttttcGTTAGAGGTGGGGGAATGTGTTGGTACGAGAATGTGGGATTGGCTGTCGTGAAACGTTAGGCGAAACGATATGGGGAATGAGTTTCTTTATTGGTGGTACATttattgtatgcattctctgtTCTTAAGGCTAAGTAACGATATATTTAAGGGAAACTGGAGAtataaaaaggggaaaaatgaGGCGGTGACGATCCCGCGATGTAGCGCGCTGTGACGAACCTTCCTAAGGTTCGTTAcaccgcattcagccatgcttgcaatgctgtgcacataaaagctgaatctttatcggctttgatttcaattgggttgcccatctcgttaaaaactattatgatggctctttttgcttctaaccagtcacgactttttacttctacaagagtggcaaacttcgagtatacgtcaatacatgataggaactgttggttaccaaccatatagaaatctttgacgtatttctctctgatgttcagtatttccggtgtagtttcgaatgccaacttcgtgtttctatgctctgttttggcaatattacaagtaggacattcgtttatgatgttttggattagtttttgataatccgggtaatagtattttcccctaaaccaattgacggttttctctatccctggatggagtaagcctttatgattctttaatatggtttctttaaattcagcgtaattctgaatatctaggagtttcgtgcttgatttaatagctttggttatattgttagaattaatgatttctaaataggctttttggaatggaggaaaatctatttcgctatggaaatataatgcgctctttttggtgcatatatattcctttattatatccttcgctaaggtgttagtcatttccttatacgtgatcttgatgattagcttgtgaaaataacgaattgtttctaccttatcttcattgccttttattagctcaatttgccgattgtaatagttaattggtctttcggTGATAGCAATGGGacttagattgtcttcctgtgcgctatgtacagttgcaccaacgctattggaagcttctccaaggagattttcattaatctttacccttgataaggcatcagctacatgattttctttgcctggtagatatttccttttaaaatcaaactcattcagttttattttccacctttgtaatttcatatttggctccttgaggttgttcaaccaaatcaagggtttatgatcgctttgtatctcgaatgtgctaccgaacaggtatgaacggaaatacttggttgcccatacgatcgctaataattccttttcgatggctgaatagtttatttcatgttcatttagggttctgctagcgtagcagatcggtttgtgttcttgtgacaaaaccgctcccaatgctatgttactagcgtcggttgttaccgtgaacattttgtcaaagtctgggaacgcaaggatagggtctgaggtgatgagtacttttagtctctcaaatgcctccacgtacttttcttccttggggtctatgacagctcctttctttagtttgagtgtcatgggttttgctatgtttgcaaaattaggaatgaatttcctgtagaacccgcacagacctaagaatgactttctttgtttagtcgtttctggtattggaaatttgacaatggcagagattttgcctggatttggtactattccttcagtagtgactacatgacctagtaattcagtttcctttttcatgaattcacatttatccatttgtagcttcaagttggcgtctctcaactttccaaatactctccttagtgacaacaagtgttcttccaatgaagtggagaacgcagttttggggattgagctaggttccatgggtatttgatggaaaccttttgctaaatcgattgtcgtaaaatactgacatttacctagtttgtctaggatttcatccattcgtggagttgggaatttgtccttaactgttatttcatttagacttctatagtctactaccattcgatatttttgctttcctgaagcatctatcttcttcggaatcatagatatgggcgagcagtaaggacaattcgactttcgaattattccctgcctgatcattctttgatttgctggtttacctcctgatcatgtatctgggcatatttgtatggtcgtctgtagaccgggtcttcatgttgagttttgatctcgtgcttgattgtacttgtgaaagtcaaattgtcaccttctctgtactgcacatccttaaactcatataagaccttctttaactcttccctctcttcgtcgcttaagtgttccaatcttaattgattacattcccttaattcactgtctagagcggaagcgaagtattgatctccctctggagatgggtcaaggcacttaggtgcgatcttctcttcttttatagagggatcagtgcacttctgtgcggtcttgccggcttcaatagcttctccactctgaatgattgggtacgacctagctcctagtgttacagtgtgatttctgtaatcgatgacggcttttcttgccatcaagtattctcttcctaataaaatatcataattttcggaaaagttatgtatgtagaacttttgttaggacggacatgttttgttcgcattcctcattatactcttagttaaacggacaggtccattgatggtatggaccgtaaggttatcgtcttttatctcggaatctgtataattttctttcatgatgttgatcgatgatcccgagtcagcgatacaccttaatattcttttattaatggtaatgtttatatagggtcctcctcggtttcttccgaggcggcttgatgaaaatttacgtccatcttcgtttggccactctggctctccctccctcttttagtaggttggttgggtccactcccactagcttggttttgagatattttctgattgaatggattctgagccctaccttgattcaaggaatttttgaactcattgtataatccaggattttgtgaattttgattttgatttgttcgattagtctgacctgttccacatgaactctgagtttgattgtgatagttagtagtattataatttggataatagtttccaacattctttcgatttgattgagacgatttcgattgatctttatttgtacctgaatctgttgtactagcttcgtacaatccttcttcttgtgctgccttcttaagattagacaatttggtaatatcttttcttgctaaggtcatgaacattctgtcaggaagttttcgagtaatgacatctttaattgtgttgttcaaagcgtttttatgaatgacattattttctggtatgttttctaagtttagcttattgtttattaataatgcttttatctctaattcttctataaacttacgaagactgccgttgaatctggtggtgtatagttgtcgtaagagttattcatatggtgtgtgatttttgaactcgttgatcagcgccgtcttcagttcgagcaacgtgttgggttgtatcatttgcgatatgcgttgtgcctctcctgacagttggatctcggtcgctccaaataggatcctttgttggcgaagatcttcagttggatataatccgcatacatattcgattcgtttgataaatgagcttagctgtccagatgaaccgtcataggcaggtatttgtctgatcgacagcagtgcctggttcaagtggatttcgctcaatgatagtggtggtaacgccatgttgttggtgttgattgggttttgttttgttttcagtagtttttaactttattttggttcacttgtaagttttttgatttggtatttagtgtttcactgttcttggtggatcactatctccgcttacttcagttcacttaattttagttttgcaaatcgtatgtgctcgtaacacataggttctttggcggatttcacaattttattaacgattccgggattacgtgatcacagtaattagaaattacacaagctgaccattaccgaaatatagtagttaattttaaacgaaatcctaccgactgcgccagctaaatatccgcaactcgattttaagtttttaaaaaagacttttattttacaacttaaatatctttatgtcacaagatttaaatgaattccccgacttgactttgggtctgcttgtctcaaacggaactgatctctctgctgctggctagtttccatgagcccttctcttggaactcccgactctggcttcgggcgttgctttcctcggctgcatcttcgtgtcggtggcggacgtgcctggatcgatatttggggatgcgtcggctttgatgaaaggcatccactgctggcgatcggtgttgcattacatgacggagctaggaatgtgatactccttggttttatgtctagctttgattggtcctcatgagtggcgtgattctaaagaatcgatttctcgagagtggcgtgattctaatgttgatgcaacaatgtggtccattgtttatattatggggggccctagcttggagtatgggaagaaacagttattgattcttgagtggggtcctgttacttgtgtggatggggtggatgaatcgtacataaacataatgtgtatgggatgtggggaattatggatatgtcactatatatttatgcatatttattttagtatatatgtatatatatattttttcttatattgtatatttagatacatcattgttttagttTTAATAAgcaaaaaagtcgagaaccgacggcgtttacataatttttataatttataatcaacctgtttaaaataaggaaatacatgtgtaattatattactgtagtattttatattttgtggtataaatcaaacaaataacagcttttattttattttccgcggcctagtgtaccatacccccaccccctgtccattcttcatttattttgtggcggtaggtcagttCATCgaaagacccaaaacaagaaccaaactcaaatttcagttctagcggccagcaatactaaacacacacacgcaaagtacaTGAGAATGaatgtgcacccatacactaaaacatgctggaggcaaaacagaaccagacctgagagagttcaaacgagggggaacgttgtgagttgctgcggagaccgcaactctacagttatacccgatactaagtcataatggctctcctccggcagacgccgctaatattaaacgacacgacaaagagtgcgtgcgagagagacagaaaatcagtctgagcgtgacgtcgggcgctgcgtagccagtgcaaattgatttgttccttttcgctataaaaattatctgatctgatccagattcagcaatctgatagatatggttgtaCGAGCTAAGTCCCTCCAACAATTTTCCAGTGGAATCCGTCTACACAattaagaccttctttaatcCGCTCGATGTAGTTCCTTGCTCGTTCGTTTTATTTCGTATGTCTCTTAAATCTAGTGATCATAATTCAGATCGTTTTGGCTCGATACTATTGATACTATCGATTGCGCttctttatatgtacataatgtaACGCGCCAACTTCAAattaattcacaattttagtaatatttacatattaattcaaatattcaaattgttaacctttataaagtaatttaatcCTATATTCTATTAAGGGGCGTCAACATTCTCCCCACCTTGGAAGCTCCTTCCAACATTAAGTTCATCGGCATCTGTAGGCAGCGGGCAGAGCTTATGTACGTTGCGCTTAAATAATCCAGTCTTGGTCCTGAGTGTTACAACCCGAACTGCACCATCAGCTCCTGGGTGTAACTCTGCAACTCTTCCCAGCAGCCATTGTCCGGGCGGAGCGTTGTCTTCCGCAATAAGGACCAGTGTACCAAGTTGAATGTTGTTGGCTACAGTGCTCCACTTTGTCCGCTTCTGCAGCAACGTCAAATATTCCGACGACCAGCGGTGCCAGAACATGTGGTGTACCATTAGAATGCGTTTCCAATGGTTGCTCATGGACAGTTTCAACAGTGCGTCGTCTACTGGTTCTACTAACGCGTTCAGGGGTCGGCCAACCAAGAAATGACCGGGAGTTAGCGCCTCGAAGTCATTCGGGTCCGATGACATGGGATGCAGAGGTCTAGAATTCATCACCGCTTCTACTTGTGTGATGGCAGTCGCAAGATCTTCGTAGTTAAGTGCTGTGCTGTTGGTGCATTTCACCAGCAGCTGTTTGGCCACCTTCACGGCGCTCTCCCATAATCCTCCAAAGTGAGGGGAGCGTGGGGGGATGAAGTGA is part of the Drosophila miranda strain MSH22 chromosome Y unlocalized genomic scaffold, D.miranda_PacBio2.1 Contig_Y1_pilon, whole genome shotgun sequence genome and harbors:
- the LOC108161272 gene encoding uncharacterized protein LOC108161272 isoform X1, yielding MHFHMRGKRPVKVYLCIFVCFATKACHIEIVSDKSSNAFIAALKRFFARRGLSSDLYCDNATNFVGASRELNRAFDSPSQKLIDDECSQRGDRFHFIPPRSPHFGGLWESAVKVAKQLLVKCTNSTALNYEDLATAITQVEAVMNSRPLHPMSSDPNDFEALTPGHFLVGRPLNALVEPVDDALLKLSMSNHWKRILMVHHMFWHRWSSEYLTLLQKRTKWSTVANNIQLGTLVLIAEDNAPPGQWLLGRVAELHPGADGAVRVVTLRTKTGLFKRNVHKLCPLPTDADELNVGRSFQGGENVDAP